TCTAAGCTCTACAGCATCCTTGGGATCCATCCTTTTGGACAATATCAATCTTAATTGTCTTCTTCTTAAAGCTCCTTCAAATAGCTCCGTTTCTTCTGGGGTGCTGGGTTCGACTTCAGGAACTTCAATAGGTCTTCCATTTTGATCAACAGCAACAAAAGTAAAAAAGGCCCTGTGCGTCAATATCTTTTTATTGGCAGGAATGTCTTCTGCCCATACTTCAATGAACACCTCCATGGAAGAATTAAAAGCACGCGTAACCCTGGATTTTAAAGTAACTACATTACCCAGCGCAATAGGGTGTTTGAATGATATGCTGTCAGCCGCAGCAGTTACCACTATCCTATTGGAGTGTTTTTGGGCAGCAATAGCCGCAACTACATCCATCCAATGCATCAATTTCCCACCCATTAGATTGTTGAGTGTATTGGTATCATTTGGCAAAACCATTTCGGTCATAATCACCTCTGATAATCTCGCTAATTTTTTCTTTGCCATAAAAACTAAATTTTCAGTAAAATTACAAAAATAAATTTGGCTGAAAAGAAAAATTTACACTGAATCAATATAATATTTTGTCACTTCCAGCCTTCTGCCCCCAGCAAAGGTACAAAGGCAAAATTATCAAATTCCTCCTGTACGATTTTGGTTTCGGATTTTTTGGTGAGGCGCATCATTTTCTGGGTATTTTTATCACCAACTGGAATCACCAAAATACCTCCGATTTTCAATTGTTTCAATAAAGATTGAGGTACTATCGGTGCACCGGCGGTTACCAGAATTTTATCAAAGGGAGAATTTTCAGGGAGTCCCTTTGAACCATCTCCAAAATAGAAATGAAGGTGGATTCCAAGTTTAGCCAGGAATTTTTTTGTCCTGTCATAAAGTTTCTTTTGATATTCAATGGTATAGACTTCGGCACCCAATAGGTGTAAAATAGCACCCTGATATCCTGACCCTGTCCCGATTTCCAAAACCTTATCACCGGGCTTGATCTGAAGCAATTCAGTTTGAAAGGCTACCGTATAAGGTTGAGAGATAGTCTGACCCTCACCGATTGGGAAGGCCTTGTCCTCGTAAGCATGGGAATCCAAGGCAGAATCAAAAAAGAAATGTCTCGGAAGGGTGTTTATAGCTTCTAATACAGCCTCATCCTTTATACCTTTTTTTCTAATGGTTTTTACTAATTCCTTTCGCTGACCTTTATGGCGGTAGCTATCCTCTAATTTCAACATCGGGTGTGTAAGGGGTTTGTGAAACTTTTGTTTGGAATGCTAAGTTAAGGGATAAATTGGCTTAATTTGAGCCTTAAATATAAATTGGAGCTTATTGACTGAATAGTTGGAAATTAGATTTTAGAATATGTTTACAGGAATTATTGAAACTTTGGGTATTATCCAAAAAGTTAAAAAGGAAGGGACCAATGTACATTTTGAAATTGCTTCACCGATAACCCATGAGCTTAAAATTGATCAATCTCTTGCCCACAATGGTGTCTGTTTAACTGTAGTTGAAATAAATGAGGAAACATATAGAGTAACAGCAATTGATGAAACTTTGACAAAAACAAACCTTAAAAACTGGAAACCGGGGAAAAAGGTGAACCTGGAAAGATGTATGGCGTCAAATGGAAGATTTGACGGTCATATTGTACAGGGTCATGTAGATCAAAAAGGTAGGGTAGAGCAAATAACCGAAAAAGACGGTTCTTGGGTTTTCGATTTTTCATTTGACCCATCTTTTGGAAACGTTACAGTCGAAAAGGGTTCAATTACCATCAATGGCACGAGTCTTACCTGCTTCAATTCCAAAAACGGACAATTCAGTGTAGCGATCATTCCTTATACTTACGAGCACACCAATTTTCATGAATTAAAAGAAGGAGACGAAGTCAATTTAGAATTTGATATCATTGGAAAATATATCCAAAGGATTGTCAAAGGCTATAATTGAATTAATAAAAAAATTCGGTAACTCTCTGTTTTAAAGTGGGTTACCGTTATTTATTTAAACTAATATTTAATTCTCTGTTTTTTTATTTTGAAAACAATCCAATCCTTATTTAAATGCCGATATACCGGTAATTTCATTTCCTAAAATCAACAGGTGGATATCATGTGTGCCCTCATAAGTCACGACAGATTCGAGGTTCATCATATGCCGCATGATAGGATATTCTCCTGTAATCCCCATTCCCCCATGAATTTGCCTTGCTTCTCGGGCGATGTCCAAGGCCATGGCGACATTGTTTCTTTTGGCCAAAGAAATATGGGGAGTAGTTGCTTTTCCTTCATTCATCATTACACCCAATTTCCAAGTGATCAGCTGTGCTTTGGTGATTTCCGTAAGCATTTCTGCCAGTTTTTTCTGGATCAATTGGAAGGAACCGATCGGTTTATCAAACTGAATTCTTTCCAATGCATATCTTCTTGCAGAATCATAACAGTCCATCGCAGCTCCTATAGCTCCCCAGGCAATGCCATATCTAGCAGAATCCAGACACATCATCGGTGCCCCCAATCCCGATTTTCCCGGAAGAAGATTTTCTTTGGGAACTTTGACATTGTCAAATACCAGTTCCCCGGTAGTTGAAGCCCTCAAAGACCATTTACCATGGGTTTCAGGAGTGGAAAAACCTTCCATGCCTCTTTCCACAATAAGTCCGTGAATCCTGCCATTTTCATTTTTTGCCCATACGACTGAAATGTCCGCTTTGGGTGAATTGGAAATCCACATTTTGGCACCGTTCAAAAGATAATGATCTCCCATGTCTTTGAAGTTGGTAACCATCCCGCTCGGGTTTGAACCATGGTCAGGTTCGGTCAGGCCAAAACAACCCAACATTTCTCCTGATGCCAGTTTTGGAAGATACTTTTTCCGTTGTTCCTCAGAACCGAATTTATAAATAGGGTACATGACCAAAGAGCCTTGAACCGAGGCGGTAGAGCGCATTCCTGAGTCACCTCTTTCCACTTCCTGCATTATCAGCCCATAAGCAATATAGTCAAGACCGCCACCGCCATATTCTTCCGGAATCTGCGGGCCGAATGCGCCGACATCTCCGAACTTTTTGACAATTTCATAAGGAAAATGTGCCCGTTGTGCCCAGTCTTCTATATAGGGACTAATTTCTTTTTTGACGAAATCCCGGATAGAAGAACGGATCAACTTATGTTCCTCAGTCAACAGGTCATCTACCTGATAAAAGTCCACTCCTTCAAAAAGATCCTGTTTCAGTGATTTGTGTGCAATGGCAGTATGGTCCATAACTCTTTTGGTTTATTGGTAATTTAAATGGATTTTTACAGCACAATAGCCGTTTTCCAGCCATGAAATAAATAAGAAGCAAGGGAAAATACTACCTATTTGCTTAAAAAATTAAACTATGAGCCAAGTCAAATATCCAAAAGACGTTTTAGACAAAATAGAGCTGCTTCAGGAAAAATTTAAAGCCTCAGGTCAGGATTTATCTTCTTACCTGGAGGGCCTGCTTTATGCTGATTACATGACCTATTGGGATTATATCAATCTCGATATTCTGCTTTCCTTGCAACAGCCCCGTACTTCCTTCAAAGACGAAAAAATCTTTATTATTTACCATCAGATTACAGAGCTTTATTTTAAGTTGATCATTTGGGAATTGGAACAAATAGCCGAAAAGAACCCCATTGATGTTACTTTTTTTAAGGCCAGAATGGAAAGGGTAAACATGTATTTTGATCAATTGATTTCCTCTTTTGCGGTCATGTGGAAGGGGATGGAAAGGGAACAGTTTCTGAAATTCCGTATGTCATTATTGCCATCAAGCGGATTTCAAAGTGCTCAGTACCGTGTTATTGAAATTCTCGCCTGTGATGTGCAGCAATTACTCTTCATTGATATCAGGGCTAAAATGCAAAATGAGCTGAATGTAGATGTTTTGTTTGACAATCTTTATTGGCAACATGGAGCGGTGGAATTGGCCACAGGTGAAAAGACATTGACTTTAAAAACATTTGAGAAAAAATACGGGAAAAGGCTCAAGGAATTTATAGCAAATTATAAAGACACAAACATTTGGAGAAAATACCTTTCCTGTGTGGATAAAGAAGAGGAATTGACGAAACTGTTGAAAGAATTTGACCTGAAAGCAAATGTGTTTTGGCCCTTGGCCCATTATAAATCTGCGGTCAGATACCTTCAAAGAGACCCTGTGGATATAGCTGCCACAGGTGGTACCAACTGGCAAAAATATCTGCCGCCCCGTTTTCAAAAAGTCATTTTCTTTCCCGATTTATGGACAACTGAGGAAAAAAACGACTGGGGAAAAGGCTGGGTAGTGAAGGAAATATTTGGGGAGGAAATTTAGATTCAAGATGTAAGAAACAAGACACAAGATCCAAGACGCAAGACACAAGATTGGGTCAGTTATATGGTTGAAGTGTAGGTGGAAGATAGAAGTTAATTGTTCAATTGAAATATTTTGGGAATTGGATCAAAATGAAAGAGAATAATTTAATGATTTCTCCCTTGCCTTTTCGCTGTCCTGCCATTGCAAGAAGGATGAGAATCTAACATAATCATCTTGGCTCCCCGATACTCGGGACAGGCTTTGTTTCTAAACTCTAGGCTCTCGCCTCTCACGTCTAAAATCTCACGTCTCACGTCTCATATCTCATATCAAAACTTTAAGGATAAATACCTTACATCATGAAAAAAGAATTACAATTACAATTGACTCCGGAGGAAGCTTATAATGAGGAAGTTTTTCAGAACACAGTTTTGAAAAGGCTGGGATTAGCTTCTGAAAATCAGGAAATAATAGCAAGGCAGGTAAAGCGTTCCATTGATGCAAGGGGAAGACAGGTGAAGGTCAATGTCACGGCTGAAGTCTTTTTCAAAGAAAAGCCCACGCCATTTTTGACCTCACCCAAAGCTTATCAAAACGTCAGTAATAAAGAATCCATAATTATTGTTGGAGCAGGACCTGCCGGATTGTTTGCTGCTCTGAGGGCGATAGAATTGGGTGTAAAGCCCATCATTATCGAACGGGGAAAGGATGTCAGGTCCAGGAGAAGAGATATCGCAGCCATCAATAAAGACCATATTGTTAATCCTGAATCCAATTATTGTTTTGGAGAGGGTGGGGCAGGGACTTACTCTGATGGTAAGTTATATACCAGGTCCAAAAAGCGTGGAGACATCCGGAGAATTATGGAAATTTTGGTTGCCCATGGTGCCACCGAAGAAATCCTGGTAGATGCCCACCCCCATATAGGAACCAATAAACTACCAAAATTAGTGGCAGAATTGCGGGAAAGCATCCTGCAGGCAGGTGGTCAAGTGCTTTTTGAAACCAAAGTGGTTGACTTTATTTTGGAATCCAATGCAATAAAAGGGGTAATTACGGCTGAAGGGGAAAGAATTTTTGGCAAAGGTGTTATTCTGGCCACCGGGCACTCCGCGAGAGATATTTTTCATCTTTTGCATCATAAAAAGATTTTGATTGAAGCCAAACCCTTTGCATTGGGCGTAAGGATAGAACATGCACAAAATCTGATCGATCGGATTCAGTATCATTGCGCTGTGGATAGAGGGCCATATCTGCCTGCGTCCTCATATTCATTAGTACATCAGACAACTTATGAGGGAAAGCAGAGAGGAGTTTTTTCCTTTTGTATGTGCCCGGGAGGTTTTATTGTTCCCGCGGCCACTTCTCCCGGGGAAATAGTGGTGAACGGGATGAGTCCAAGTAGAAGGGACAGCAAATTTGCCAATTCAGGAATGGTAGTGGCAGTTGAATTGGAGGACCTGCCCCAATATCAAAAGTATGGGCCATTGGCAGCAATGATGTTTCAGGCCGAAGTGGAACAGAAGGCCTGGAAGCTGGGAGGGGAGTCTCAAACTGCCCCGGCACAACGCATGGCGGATTTTACTCAAAAAAGGCTCAGTAAGGATTTATTGGAGACCTCCTATCAACCAGGTCTTTTATCCGTGGATATGTATGAAGTTCTTCCTGATTTCATTGCTCAAAGACTCAAACAAGGTTTGTTGGCCTTTGGTCAAAAAATGAAAGGCTATCTCACGAATGATGCACAGATAATTGGAGTGGAAAGCAGAACATCTTCACCTGTGAGAATCCCACGTGATAAAGAGAGCTTTGAACATCCTATCATCAAAGGATTATATCCATGTGCAGAAGGGGCAGGATATGCCGGAGGAATCGTATCTGCTGCTATGGATGGTGAGAGATGTGCTGAGAAGTTGATTGAAAAGGTGTTTGGTTAAACTCCAAAATCATACTTTGATTGCCATTTTTCTCTGGTCCCTTCATAGATTGATTTGTTGGCAAGGGCGACTGACACAGCTGTTTTTCCGGCATTGATGACGTTGCAGCTAGGAAGTTCTTTTGAATTTAGACATTTATAAAAATCCTCTAAGGCATAAAAACTTCCGTCCTTTGTTGGGTTGTCCAGTATTTTCACTCCTTTTTTATCTGAAGACCAATTCAATTTGGTGGCACCGGATACGCCGTCAACTTGTTCCAAAACGGATTTATTTTCTGGTTCGGGATAGAAAAATCCTTCATTTGTCAGGAGAGATACCATGCCTTTACTTCCTTTGATTTTGAAGGAATATCCTTCATGTTGGTTGGCGCAGGTAGCGCCAAAATTGCCAATCATATCTGAATTACCATATCGGATGGCCACTTGTACATTGTCAAAGGTCTCTCTTCCATCTTTGAAGAAATCGATTCCCCCTGTCCCCATAATTTCGGTAGGAGTAGTATCAAATGCCCAGTTGATAAAGTCAATTTGATGGGAAAGAAGTTCTGCTACCAAACCTCCCGAATACTCTTTGTACATTCTCCAGTTGATCTGTCTTTCCAAATCAGAAGAAGGAACAGGACGCCTCCAATTGTGGTTTCTGTCCCAGCGTGCTTCGATTTGCGTTACTTTCCCCAACCAGCCTTTTTCAATCATTTCCTTCACTTTGAAGTAAAGCGGGGAATACCGGTACTGATGCCCCACCTGAATAGTCTGTTTGGGATATTTCCTTGCCAATTGGTTCAACTGAATGGCTTGTTCAATATCAAAAGTCATGGTTTTCTCCAAAAAAAGATCTTTGCCTGAATCCAACACAGCCTTGGCATGATCAAAGTGAAGATAAAGTGGCGTGGCAATCAAAATGACATCCAAATCTTTTTGATCAATCAGACTTCTGTAATCCGAATGGAACTTGATTCCGGTAGGGAATTTCTCTTTTGCTTTGTCCAGCCTAAATGGAAGGTTGTCACAAATGGCTTTCACCTGAAATTTGTCGGGCATGGAATTCATTACCTGATGCAAGCCTGAACCCCGGTCTCCATAACCCAAAATACCTATGGTATAAGGTTTATCATTTTCTAATTTGACCAAACCTGACACGACAGGGACAGGAATCATAGTACCTGCTGACAGCAAAGCGCCCATTCTGACGAAATCTCTTCTTTTCAAAGCAATGATTGTTTTTTAGTTAATTAGTTTTTGAAATTTAGGAAACTTTTTAAGGAATCAAAAAAAGGTTTTTATAAATGGAGGTAAAGTCCAATAATTGTATGGGAGTAAAAAAATTCCAGCACAGCAAGTAGCTCGAGTTCCACATGGTGAGCTCGAAGAGGAATTGTTAAGCTAACTGACTCCCCCAAATAACTAACAGAGAGGCATCAAAATCAAGAAAGTAAACATGATCTTGATTTTCAAATCGACCGTAGGCACCTCTATCAACTGAAGTTTCTTTAAAAAATTGAGGAACTGTAATAAACTCTGCTTTTCCACTTTTCTTTGCCAGCTGAACCTGGTCATACATTAAATTCCATTGACTAAATGCCATTGAAGACAAAAAGAAGATAAGTAAAAAACAAAATCGGTAAACTGTTCTCAAATGTAACATTATTTGGGTCAACAAAATCTATTTATTCTACTCTGACAAATCTTAATATCTCCCCATCTAATGGGGAAGCATCCAGAACCATATTACCAGGCTGAATGTAACATGGCCATGAGGATACCCCCATTTTCAATGTATTGCCCTCCATAGTTTCATGGAATGGAGTTGTTGAGAATGTATATTCATACTCCCCGTCCTTAAAGAGTAGCGCTAGTTCTCCATGATTTTCAACTCTGACAATTCCATCATTTGTAAAATAGTAGATGATATTTTTGCAGGAATAGTCCGTACGGGTAATTTTGCCACTCTGCATATTAAAATCCTCTCTTTGAACTAATTTCCACTTCCCCACCACATCATCTACCGGACCGGAAACAGACTTGACCCGGCACTTTAGATTGGGGAATTCTGTCTCCTGGCAGCCTGTCATTGAACAAGCAAAAAGAATAGCCGAGAAAAGGATAAATTTAAATGAATTTGATTGTTTCATGATTTCTGGAAGTTAAAACCCACGCAATACCAAGACGTGAATTAGCTAGCCCCTACTACAAATTTAATTAAACATTTATAAACAACAATTATTGAAATCGGACTGGATTATATTTCAAAATCCTAAAAATCTGAATTGACTCTTAAACCTTTCTATCAAAAATGATCAGAAAACTCAAGACAAGTGATCATTTTATCTGCATGATTTAAGCTGTTCGGACCAAAAACAGCAGTCTTAATGAGGTTTGAAAAAATATTCGCATGATCATAACCAAGCTGATTCTGGAAAAATTTCTGCTATAATCTCAGGCTTACTTTAAAAGTATATTTCAAAAAGAACTTCAAAACGTTCAAATCCAATTATTCTTTTCTGGGTAGGGGGTACTTTTTAAATTCAAATAAAAAAACCTTCAAAATCAGCTATATAGGACTTTATCTTATTTCCCTAAATTTAGTTGGACAACAGGAAAACTTTTTAAAGATTTAAAAAAGGTTTTTTATTAATGGGTTTAAGTCCAACAAACCGTTGAGAAACAAAATTATCCGACAATTCCTGCCTCATAAGAATTGAAATTTGTGCAATAGTTTCAGAGATTGGCTAATATTGATAATTGAAATTAGAAAAGATGCTATTTGCAATTGTGGATATTGAAACGACAGGGGGGAATCCGACTCAAGGTGGGATTACGGAAATTGCCGCATTTGTCCATGATGGAGACAAAATTGTGGATCGGTTTCATACCCTTTTGAATCCTGAGAGATTTATTCCGGGGTTTATTACGGGTTTGACCGGAATAGACCAACAGATGGTAGCCGATGAACCAACTTTCGAGGATATAGCCCATAGACTTTTTGAGTTTTTGAAGGACAAGGTGTTTATAGCCCATAATGTAAATTTTGATTATTCATTTATCAGGGAGGCATTCAAAAATCATGGATATACTTTTGACGTTCCAAAATTATGCACTGTTAGACTAAGTAGAAAGGCTTTTCCTGGCTATAGGTCTTATGGACTTGGTAGGATTTGCGAACAGCTATCCATCAAAATTGAAAACAGACACAGGGCATTTGGTGATGCAGAGGCTACAGCGGTTCTTTTTGGTATGATATTTTCCAAAAGTCAGGAATTGGTTTTTAGTAGTTTGAAAAAAAACAACGGGGAAGCATTTTTGCCCCCACATATCAGTAAAGAGCAGTACCTTAAGATTCCTAATTCAACAGGAGTATATTACTTCCATGATGCAAAGGGTCAGGTGATTTATGTGGGGAAAGCTTTGGATATCAGAAGCAGGTTTAAAGGGCATTTTTCAGGGAATTCTCAGGATTCTGATAAAACAAAGCTCAGGTCAGAAATTCATGATGTAAGTTGGGAGGTTACTGGAAGTGAATTTTTGGCATATTTATTTGAATTATTGGAAATCAGAAGGTTATGGCCAAAATATAACAAAGCTCAAAAATTCAAGGCCAGTTCATGGGGCTTGTATCAGTATGAGGATTCCCAAGGGTTTATCCGGTTTCAGATTGGAAAATCAACCAAGGGTTTGTTCCCATTGATTCAATTTGACAACCATTCAGAGGGATGGAAATTTTTGATGGATAAAATCAAGGAATTCCAACTTTGTCCCAAATTGAGTGGAATTCAAAAAGTACCCCATGAATGCTATGATGTGAAAATCGGATTGTGTAAAGGAGCTTGTTGTGATAAAGAGGAAAGTCTTTCCTACAATAAAAGGGCAAAGGAGTTTATTGGTCTTTTGCGCCAACAATCCGGAAATATTATCATAAAAGACAAAGGAAGGTCTGCCTCAGAAGAAGTGGCATTATACTTTGAAAATGGTATTTTCTCTGGTTACGGTTTTTTTTCTAAGGACCAAAACTTTAGGAATGATACTGAAATAATGGATCAAATTAAAAAGGTAAAACAGTATCCCGATTCAAAATATATTCTCAGGGCATTTTTATCTAAAATACCCATCGGTCAAATCAGAATGATCAAATCAGAGGGGAGTTTGTTTTAGTTTTTTTTTGAATGAAAAGTATTTAATATTCCATTTAAAAGTGTTGAATTATAAAAAAAGAGCAGGCTAAAAGTTAAAAGAAAAAAGCGACGAAATCACAAGGGATTTCATCGCTTTTGGTTTTAAAGGGCTAACGCCGCCAGCCCCAATTGCTTTTTAAATGGTTTAATGAGGTTTGCGATTTTTTTGTTGTAATTCCCCAAAAGTTGTTGACCTAATAATCCCATAAGGAAATTCTGTCTTGTTTTTTTCAAGTCCAAAAACTGGTTTTTCTTGACGTCATCACCTGCAGCACTATTCAAAACTTTAAAGATGTCATCAGTAAAACTTTTATTGTTGTCTTTCAACTTTGAAGTTTGGTCTGCATTTAAACCAAGTCCATCGACATTGTTCAATGCCCCTAATAGTTGGGTTGGTAAATCCATTCCCGGAACCTTTGGAATTTGTGCATGGGCATCAACTGTAAATAATGCACCTAAAAGCAAAGCGAAAATTGCAATTGTTGTTTTCATATGTGTCTTTAAAATATTTCTTTCAAAGTTAAATAATTTGTATGGAATTTATTTTGCTTTTTCAATTTTTACTTACAAAAACTTCCTTGATTGCCTCCAAATAGCTAAATCCATGCCCTTCGGTTGGGATGATATAATTTCCTTCCAAAAACTCATTCCAACAACAAATCATTACGGTATTTCCATTTGTAGCTTTATATTTTTCAGAATGTTTTTGGGCATCCAATAATTTGGCTTTAAATGTAGATTTGTTGCTGATTACTTTGTCTTTATCCGGTTCACTCGGAAATCCGGTTTGTTGAGGCCATGTACCTCCTGCAGGTCTTTGGTCCCAACCCATTGCTACGGGGACTTGGTATTCAAAATTCTTGTCATCTTTATATAATTCTGACCATTTCTCCCAATGTCCCTTATATGTTTCACGCATATCAGTGTAGCTTCTGTTTTGCTTTTCATAGAAACTATGGTACAAATAAGTGGTCATTCCTTCAAAACCCATGCCTTTCAATCTTGGCACGTAATCCTGAAAAAGCATTTTCCCTGTATATTTACCACCTCTCCATGGTTCTCTTGGATTAATGGCTTCCCATTTGGTCGGCAAAGCATAAGGCATTTCATGGGGCATCATATTTCCGGAAGCCACAGCGATGAATTTGATTCCTTTCAAACCTGCCTTTTGGGCAAGACTTTTGGACCTGTCCAATAATTCTTTCATGGTGATTCCATAAAAAGAAGCTCTTGATTCGGTATCCTGTGGAAAGTAAAAATATACAATAGGCCTACCGTCTTCATCCCTTAAATAGTCTTTTCTTTTGAAATATTTGTCAATCCACATTTGAGTGATTTTATCATGAACCTGAAGGTAAAGCTCTTTGGTAGGTGATTCACCCCTATAATTTCTACCTGCTGCCAAACTTGCCGGGGAACCAAGGTCTAGCCATCCCATCCACCTTTCATCACTGTCATCACACCAATTGATTGCCCATTTCATTTGTTTGGATTCGGGAAGTTTTTGATTTTCCATCAGCAAAACATCCAATTGGTCGGTCCATTGCTCTATTCCTGGAACTGCAACTCGACCATCTCTATTATTGTCTCTTTTCCAGCCAGCAGGGTAATAAATTTTGGATTGAGGGCCAAAATTCAAATGATAATAATAATGCCTGCCAAAAAACCAGTCATAGGCAAAAAAATCGATGCCATATTCCTTCATATATTCCAGTTGTTTTTTTGCTGATTGTGGATCATCTCTTTTATAAAAACCATTGAGACTGGGATGAGGCTTTCTTTCCAAAAAAGGCCCTTCATAGGGATATTGTCGGTTATAAATTCTTCCTTTAGGTCCCCAGGCTCCGGTATTGTTGGAGTGACCG
This window of the Aquiflexum balticum DSM 16537 genome carries:
- a CDS encoding glycoside hydrolase family 99-like domain-containing protein; this encodes MKIYISLILSIVFLGLELNGCDVQKSANADRDISKEEINTPTNVNSERSTQFIPVSARTETQSNQKEHKVGVFFMPSWNLSPDPNVDVDSFWACLTGKENCGHSNNTGAWGPKGRIYNRQYPYEGPFLERKPHPSLNGFYKRDDPQSAKKQLEYMKEYGIDFFAYDWFFGRHYYYHLNFGPQSKIYYPAGWKRDNNRDGRVAVPGIEQWTDQLDVLLMENQKLPESKQMKWAINWCDDSDERWMGWLDLGSPASLAAGRNYRGESPTKELYLQVHDKITQMWIDKYFKRKDYLRDEDGRPIVYFYFPQDTESRASFYGITMKELLDRSKSLAQKAGLKGIKFIAVASGNMMPHEMPYALPTKWEAINPREPWRGGKYTGKMLFQDYVPRLKGMGFEGMTTYLYHSFYEKQNRSYTDMRETYKGHWEKWSELYKDDKNFEYQVPVAMGWDQRPAGGTWPQQTGFPSEPDKDKVISNKSTFKAKLLDAQKHSEKYKATNGNTVMICCWNEFLEGNYIIPTEGHGFSYLEAIKEVFVSKN